The window GGAACTCAACAATTGGGGTTCCTCGGGCTACAGCAGCTAATTTCCCAATCTCCAAAGAGCTTCGGATCACAATACCGTGGTTTTCCTTAAGCAAAGCGAGGTCTTCTTGGATCTGGACACCAACGAATGTGACAAACTTGGAAGCAAAGAAGCGGTAAAGGTCCTTGAGATTCTCGCTGAACGAGCTTGGGAGGCGGAGGAAGAGACAGAAGTTTTTCGTGCTAAACTTCACTGAGCATAGACGCCATTCAGACTTCTTGTCAATAGATTGAACATCCCAATACACATCGAAGACAACGGAGCGGTTTCCATTCCAGACGGAATCTTCAAGGATCTTGGTTAGGTAAGGAGAGATATCAGTTGATGATTCAACATCAATGGCTTTGGTCTGGACCCAAGAATTATCAACCATCATAAACCCTGGACCATCGAAGGAAGCCATGTGGTCTG is drawn from Camelina sativa cultivar DH55 chromosome 1, Cs, whole genome shotgun sequence and contains these coding sequences:
- the LOC104775849 gene encoding uncharacterized protein At5g06450-like isoform X2; translated protein: MASFDGPGFMMVDNSWVQTKAIDVESSTDISPYLTKILEDSVWNGNRSVVFDVYWDVQSIDKKSEWRLCSVKFSTKNFCLFLRLPSSFSENLKDLYRFFASKFVTFVGVQIQEDLALLKENHGIVIRSSLEIGKLAAVARGTPIVEFLGTRELAHKILWYDMSRLDSIQSKWDGASANDRLEAAAIEGWLIFNVYDQLQL
- the LOC104775849 gene encoding uncharacterized protein At5g06450-like isoform X1, giving the protein MFYIIINLFGGFPLSLSLCSPLCEDHMASFDGPGFMMVDNSWVQTKAIDVESSTDISPYLTKILEDSVWNGNRSVVFDVYWDVQSIDKKSEWRLCSVKFSTKNFCLFLRLPSSFSENLKDLYRFFASKFVTFVGVQIQEDLALLKENHGIVIRSSLEIGKLAAVARGTPIVEFLGTRELAHKILWYDMSRLDSIQSKWDGASANDRLEAAAIEGWLIFNVYDQLQL